The Shewanella mangrovisoli genome has a window encoding:
- a CDS encoding biotin carboxylase N-terminal domain-containing protein: protein MTSNNQPTHMTQAQTPDPLFLQAEHLAKDFSLFPKHSKQSLSEEIKGLLNDDAIQANLKDLASLDVDGYVAKVIQPTQDKGRPGAKRIIADLKGRLVTETHLGSFYSAEVELNFGSRTRRIGFIAQERTTANGAWMPEHHYAACKAIRHFAELSMPIVYLIDTPGADAGEVANSQNQAHSISKAIAESANVDVPTVGIVIGAGYSGGAIPLAAANILLSLRDGIFNTIQPQGLQSIARKYNLSWQECAKSVGVSPEELYTAGCIDGIIDFSPGDRDERQHNLRRAIISSIEAVERAAINFVRESKDLREHYDRSLARFLNPSKNLMALELNAELAVATSPTNHHNLFGSAYRYLRYLTLRSRIHSISQEQYGRLSRVSVPEGDLLARIQQEQDRVFQAWLSSPDKLVYDEDLNKLWANFIAKRDEVSTERNMLTRLILGEPKENYKKARKALLFNIGWSLYHRWKSNAANNFKGLIQHLENLPKSVTQAKWPELNQLTVLDVVVNDELREDFIWQCHNILIFNSLYDNVVGSLASIAKEAMMAKSLSRNSVNNLLHKSIDHALSTQDTANDKAKFYKWLKYFMGQSNRADLLVRVEQWKSVGFPQLNDSLFVILTYFFERLLPEYFDSESDNSKYTGAINPVRIGRRKDFWNRLTMGYQDLLIQKVLRDEKRTGKMTWENVIKQFFTHFEEINGDKMSANLLNFPGFRLSIEDALDKGIRPCGLITGIADFKEKGQKVRVGVAVSNTAFQAGAFDMASAEKFSALLIECAKRKLPVVCFISSGGMQTKEGAAALFSMAVVNDRITRFIRDNELPVLMFGFGDCTGGAQASFVTHPLVQTYYLSGTNMPFAGQMVVPAYLPSTSTLSNYLSKVPGAMAGLVHNPFSETLDNQLASIDPLMPMPTAKINDVIINALSTLVVEAPVEEEVIVQNDPRKLMKPINKVLVHARGCTAVKLIRKAHDNDINVVLVASDPDMTAVPADMLKDSDKLVCLGGNTSDESYLNAYSVLKVAEYEQVDALHPGIGFLSESPQFAALCVNNGVNFVGPSVHSMTTMGNKSNAIKTSQSQNVPVVPGSHGILTNAEQAVNVANEIGYPVLLKAVQGGGGKGIQVVKRPEDMIGLFQKTSTEAAAAFGNGDLYLEKYVTSLRHIEVQLLRDKFGNAKVLGLRDCSVQRNNQKVVEESGSTMLPEELKKQVLDYTRALGDATDYMGAGTVEFIYNLDANEVYFMEMNTRLQVEHPVTEATSGIDIVSAQFDIAAGRSIENLEPKEIGYAMEVRVTAEKAALDSHGVLQLIPNPGKITECVFPDHPDVEIISIAAAGKEVSPYYDSLIAQVIMRGENREDVIAKLHAYLDSVVLKGIATNIPLLKLILSDGTFKEGVYDTNYLPRFMAELDIPALIAEMEAAAETVGVDTESLRVGESNELKVLAQGAGIFYTSPAPGEPDFVKEGDIVTADQTLALTEAMKMFSQVNLAGFNRQGAVLYPEDKKYRIERILNSNGQQVSQGDLLFVVSPVED, encoded by the coding sequence ATGACCAGCAATAATCAGCCCACACACATGACTCAAGCCCAAACGCCCGATCCGCTTTTTTTACAAGCCGAGCATTTGGCAAAAGATTTTTCTCTGTTTCCTAAACACAGTAAACAGAGTTTATCAGAAGAAATTAAAGGTCTTTTAAACGATGATGCCATTCAGGCAAATTTAAAAGACTTGGCATCGTTAGATGTCGATGGTTACGTCGCAAAAGTGATCCAGCCGACCCAAGATAAAGGTCGTCCTGGTGCGAAACGTATCATTGCTGACCTGAAAGGTCGCTTGGTTACCGAAACTCACTTGGGCTCTTTCTACAGCGCTGAGGTCGAGCTGAATTTCGGTTCACGTACTCGTCGTATCGGTTTTATTGCCCAAGAGCGTACCACGGCTAACGGCGCCTGGATGCCTGAGCATCACTACGCGGCCTGTAAAGCAATTCGTCACTTTGCCGAATTGTCTATGCCTATCGTTTACCTCATCGACACCCCAGGGGCCGATGCGGGCGAAGTGGCCAACAGCCAAAACCAAGCACATTCTATTTCTAAGGCGATCGCTGAGAGTGCCAACGTTGACGTGCCAACAGTCGGTATCGTTATCGGTGCGGGTTACTCGGGCGGTGCGATTCCATTAGCGGCGGCTAACATCCTGTTATCGCTGCGCGATGGTATTTTCAACACCATTCAGCCACAAGGTCTGCAGAGTATTGCACGTAAGTACAACCTGTCATGGCAGGAATGTGCTAAGTCTGTGGGCGTGTCTCCAGAAGAGCTTTACACCGCGGGTTGTATCGATGGCATCATCGATTTCTCTCCAGGTGACCGTGACGAGCGTCAGCACAATTTACGCCGCGCTATCATCAGCAGTATCGAAGCTGTTGAACGTGCAGCCATCAACTTTGTGCGTGAATCTAAAGATTTACGTGAGCACTATGACCGCAGTTTAGCGCGTTTCCTTAACCCATCTAAAAACCTGATGGCGTTAGAGTTAAACGCAGAGTTGGCTGTGGCAACAAGCCCAACTAACCATCACAACCTGTTTGGTAGTGCTTACCGTTACCTGCGTTATTTAACGCTGCGTAGCCGCATTCATTCAATCTCTCAGGAGCAATACGGACGTTTGTCACGTGTTAGCGTGCCTGAAGGTGACTTGTTAGCACGTATCCAGCAAGAGCAAGACCGTGTATTCCAAGCTTGGTTATCAAGCCCTGATAAGCTGGTTTACGATGAAGATCTAAACAAACTGTGGGCGAACTTTATTGCTAAGCGCGATGAAGTGTCTACCGAGCGTAACATGCTGACGCGTTTGATTTTGGGTGAGCCAAAAGAGAACTACAAAAAAGCACGTAAGGCGCTGTTATTTAACATCGGTTGGTCTCTATATCACCGCTGGAAGAGCAACGCGGCAAACAACTTCAAGGGCTTAATCCAGCACCTTGAAAATCTGCCAAAGTCAGTGACTCAAGCCAAGTGGCCTGAACTGAATCAACTGACTGTGCTCGATGTGGTTGTGAACGACGAACTGCGTGAAGACTTCATTTGGCAATGTCATAACATCCTGATCTTTAACTCACTGTACGACAACGTTGTGGGCAGCTTAGCGTCCATCGCGAAAGAAGCCATGATGGCGAAGAGCTTGTCGCGCAACTCAGTGAACAACCTGCTGCACAAGTCAATTGACCATGCGCTGTCGACTCAGGATACCGCTAACGACAAGGCGAAATTCTACAAGTGGCTTAAGTATTTTATGGGCCAGTCTAACCGTGCTGACTTATTGGTGCGTGTTGAGCAGTGGAAGAGTGTGGGCTTCCCACAACTTAACGACAGTTTATTCGTTATCCTGACTTACTTCTTCGAGCGTTTACTGCCTGAATACTTCGACAGTGAAAGCGATAACAGCAAGTACACTGGCGCGATTAACCCTGTGCGTATCGGTCGTCGTAAGGACTTCTGGAACCGCTTGACCATGGGTTATCAGGACTTACTGATCCAAAAAGTATTACGTGACGAAAAACGTACCGGCAAGATGACCTGGGAAAATGTGATTAAGCAATTCTTCACTCACTTTGAAGAAATCAATGGCGACAAAATGTCGGCCAACTTGCTTAACTTCCCTGGTTTCCGCCTCTCAATCGAAGATGCGTTAGACAAAGGCATTCGTCCTTGCGGTCTGATCACAGGTATTGCTGACTTTAAAGAAAAAGGTCAAAAAGTCCGTGTGGGTGTGGCTGTGTCTAACACCGCATTCCAAGCGGGAGCCTTCGATATGGCGAGTGCTGAGAAATTCTCTGCGCTGCTGATCGAGTGTGCTAAGCGTAAGCTACCTGTTGTTTGCTTTATCAGCTCAGGCGGTATGCAGACTAAAGAAGGTGCTGCGGCACTGTTCTCAATGGCTGTTGTGAACGACCGTATCACTCGTTTCATCCGTGATAACGAATTGCCAGTACTGATGTTCGGTTTTGGTGACTGTACCGGTGGTGCGCAGGCGAGTTTCGTGACTCACCCATTAGTGCAAACCTATTACCTGTCTGGTACTAACATGCCATTCGCGGGTCAGATGGTGGTGCCAGCTTACTTGCCTTCGACTTCGACACTGTCTAACTACCTGTCGAAAGTACCAGGTGCAATGGCGGGCTTAGTCCACAACCCATTCAGCGAAACCTTAGATAATCAATTGGCGAGCATCGATCCTCTGATGCCAATGCCAACGGCGAAGATCAATGACGTGATCATCAACGCCCTGTCAACACTGGTTGTTGAAGCGCCTGTTGAGGAAGAAGTGATTGTTCAAAACGATCCTCGTAAGTTAATGAAACCAATTAACAAAGTATTGGTTCATGCCCGTGGTTGTACCGCTGTTAAGCTGATCCGTAAGGCTCACGATAACGATATCAACGTGGTATTAGTGGCGTCAGATCCTGACATGACCGCCGTACCTGCGGATATGCTGAAAGACTCAGACAAGTTAGTCTGCTTAGGGGGTAACACCTCTGACGAAAGTTACCTGAACGCTTACTCAGTACTGAAAGTTGCCGAATACGAGCAAGTTGACGCACTGCACCCAGGTATCGGCTTCCTGTCTGAAAGTCCACAATTTGCGGCATTGTGTGTGAACAACGGGGTAAACTTCGTTGGTCCTAGCGTGCATTCAATGACGACTATGGGTAACAAGTCGAACGCGATTAAGACTTCACAAAGCCAAAACGTACCAGTAGTACCAGGTTCACACGGTATTCTGACGAACGCAGAGCAAGCGGTGAACGTGGCCAATGAAATTGGTTACCCAGTACTGCTCAAAGCGGTACAAGGCGGTGGCGGTAAAGGTATCCAGGTCGTTAAACGTCCTGAGGATATGATTGGTTTATTCCAAAAAACCTCTACCGAAGCGGCTGCGGCCTTTGGTAACGGCGACCTGTACTTAGAGAAATATGTAACCTCACTGCGTCATATCGAAGTGCAGTTACTGCGTGACAAGTTCGGCAACGCTAAGGTGCTGGGTTTACGTGACTGTTCTGTACAACGTAACAACCAGAAAGTGGTCGAAGAGTCTGGCTCAACTATGCTGCCAGAAGAACTGAAGAAACAAGTGCTGGATTACACCCGTGCCTTAGGTGATGCGACCGATTACATGGGCGCAGGTACAGTTGAGTTCATCTATAACTTAGATGCGAACGAAGTGTACTTCATGGAAATGAACACCCGTCTGCAGGTAGAGCATCCAGTAACGGAAGCGACTTCTGGTATCGATATCGTGAGCGCGCAGTTTGATATCGCTGCGGGCCGTTCAATCGAGAACCTAGAGCCGAAAGAAATCGGTTATGCGATGGAAGTGCGTGTGACTGCAGAAAAAGCAGCACTGGACAGCCATGGTGTACTCCAACTGATCCCAAATCCTGGCAAAATCACCGAATGTGTATTCCCAGATCATCCAGATGTGGAAATCATCTCGATTGCCGCAGCGGGTAAAGAAGTATCGCCATACTACGACAGCTTAATCGCTCAGGTGATTATGCGCGGTGAAAACCGTGAAGACGTTATCGCGAAACTGCACGCTTACTTAGATAGCGTAGTACTCAAAGGTATCGCGACTAACATTCCATTGCTGAAACTGATCCTAAGCGATGGTACCTTCAAAGAAGGCGTATACGACACTAACTACCTGCCACGCTTTATGGCTGAGCTCGACATTCCAGCGCTGATCGCTGAAATGGAAGCCGCTGCCGAAACCGTGGGTGTAGACACAGAGTCACTGCGTGTCGGTGAAAGTAACGAGCTGAAAGTATTAGCCCAAGGCGCAGGTATCTTCTATACCTCTCCAGCGCCAGGCGAACCTGATTTCGTGAAAGAAGGTGATATTGTGACTGCAGATCAGACGCTTGCGTTAACTGAAGCGATGAAGATGTTCTCACAAGTGAACTTAGCCGGCTTCAACCGTCAAGGCGCTGTGCTGTACCCAGAAGATAAGAAGTATCGCATCGAGCGTATTCTGAACAGCAATGGTCAGCAAGTATCGCAAGGTGACTTACTCTTCGTGGTATCACCCGTAGAAGACTAA
- a CDS encoding LysR family transcriptional regulator: protein MPDLNGMMLFAAVVRAKGFSQAARETGHPKSTISRKIAQLEEELGVRLLQRDTRNLSLTQVGALFYQHCDSIRNEVEAAKAVIESTHDDVSGSLRIAIPVSFSQELIANLCSGFMRLYPNVELDVQFTDNDIGLVGEGYDIAIKYGPLQSSDLVARLLFERQPILVASPAYLKARGTPATPKELSEHSGILLGTSRSAPIWPLGKGARKTMVNFQRKVRVNSPIMVKQLALDDFGIAMLSNSACKTELANGQLVPILQEWPIEPFKVYGVYSSRRQLATNISAFLDFFVKRFSSQESLQSLMG, encoded by the coding sequence ATGCCAGATTTAAACGGTATGATGCTATTTGCAGCCGTAGTTAGAGCGAAGGGATTCTCCCAAGCTGCACGTGAAACCGGCCACCCAAAATCCACCATAAGTCGCAAAATCGCGCAGCTCGAAGAAGAACTTGGCGTGCGATTATTACAACGCGACACCCGCAACTTAAGCCTGACTCAAGTCGGGGCCCTCTTTTATCAACACTGTGATTCCATTCGCAATGAGGTGGAAGCGGCCAAGGCGGTTATCGAGAGTACCCATGATGATGTGTCAGGATCATTACGGATAGCTATTCCAGTCTCTTTTAGCCAAGAATTAATCGCTAACCTCTGTAGCGGATTCATGCGTTTATATCCCAATGTGGAATTGGATGTCCAGTTTACCGACAACGATATCGGTTTAGTGGGTGAAGGATATGACATAGCTATCAAATATGGGCCACTGCAATCCTCTGATCTTGTTGCAAGATTACTGTTCGAGCGCCAACCGATTCTCGTGGCAAGCCCTGCCTATTTAAAAGCCCGAGGCACACCTGCAACGCCAAAGGAATTAAGTGAGCACAGCGGTATCTTACTCGGGACATCACGCTCCGCGCCCATTTGGCCCTTAGGTAAAGGCGCGCGTAAGACCATGGTCAATTTTCAACGTAAGGTTAGGGTTAATAGCCCGATAATGGTCAAGCAGTTAGCCCTCGATGACTTTGGCATTGCCATGCTGTCTAACTCCGCCTGTAAGACGGAATTGGCGAATGGTCAACTGGTGCCCATACTGCAAGAATGGCCGATTGAGCCCTTTAAAGTCTACGGGGTGTATTCCAGCCGCCGCCAATTAGCCACTAATATCAGTGCCTTCTTGGACTTTTTCGTCAAACGCTTTAGTAGCCAAGAAAGCCTGCAATCCTTGATGGGCTAA
- the blaOXA gene encoding OXA-48 family class D beta-lactamase: protein MRALALSAVLLVASIIGMPAEAKEWQETQSWNTHFTEHKTQGVVVLWNENKQQGYTNDLKRANQAFLPASTFKIPNSLIALDLSVVKDEHQVFKWDGQTRDIAAWNRDHDLITAMKYSVVPVYQEFARKIGQARMNKMLHAFDYGNEDISGNLDSFWLDGGIRISAIQQIEFLRKLYHNKLHVSERSQRIVKQAMLSEANADYIIRAKTGYSVRIEPKIGWWVGWVELDDNVWFFATNMDMPTSDGLGLRQTITKEVLKQEKIIP from the coding sequence ATGCGTGCATTAGCCTTATCGGCTGTGTTGTTAGTGGCATCGATTATCGGAATGCCTGCGGAAGCAAAAGAGTGGCAAGAAACTCAGAGTTGGAATACTCACTTTACGGAACATAAAACCCAAGGCGTGGTTGTACTCTGGAACGAGAATAAACAGCAGGGATATACCAACGATCTTAAACGGGCGAACCAAGCATTTTTACCCGCATCGACCTTTAAAATTCCCAATAGCTTGATTGCACTCGATTTAAGTGTGGTTAAGGATGAGCACCAAGTCTTTAAATGGGATGGACAGACGCGCGATATCGCCGCCTGGAACCGCGACCATGACTTAATTACTGCGATGAAATATTCGGTTGTGCCTGTGTATCAAGAATTTGCTCGCAAAATCGGCCAAGCACGTATGAATAAGATGCTGCATGCCTTCGATTATGGCAATGAGGATATTTCGGGCAATTTAGACAGCTTTTGGCTCGATGGTGGCATTCGGATTTCGGCCATCCAGCAAATCGAATTTTTACGCAAGCTGTACCACAACAAGTTGCATGTCTCGGAGCGTAGTCAGCGCATCGTTAAACAAGCCATGCTGTCCGAGGCGAATGCCGATTATATTATTCGGGCTAAAACTGGTTATTCGGTCAGAATTGAGCCGAAAATCGGTTGGTGGGTGGGTTGGGTTGAACTCGATGATAATGTGTGGTTCTTCGCGACCAATATGGATATGCCAACCTCGGATGGTTTAGGGCTGCGTCAAACCATCACTAAAGAAGTGCTGAAACAGGAAAAAATTATTCCCTAG
- a CDS encoding SprT family zinc-dependent metalloprotease, with protein sequence MFNPRSLLNSLRRKAISPASITTSTAANTAKANTSQRQPKPLTPLQQQILVRIEDCYQQAEIYFKRPFARPLTQFTLRGRSAGTAHLQQNRLRFNPVLLKENSEAFLAEVVPHEISHLLCFQLFGKTKPHGREWQSIMLKLFKVSPNTTHSFDTQSVKGKDFEYRCACGPVRLSIRRHNKVLRGETRYLCKRCHTHLTFTQAAE encoded by the coding sequence ATGTTTAACCCGAGATCCCTACTCAATAGCCTGCGCCGTAAAGCCATCTCACCCGCGAGTATCACCACATCGACTGCGGCCAATACGGCGAAAGCCAACACGTCCCAACGCCAGCCAAAGCCACTGACACCACTGCAGCAACAAATCCTAGTACGCATTGAAGACTGTTATCAGCAGGCGGAAATCTACTTTAAGCGTCCATTTGCGCGGCCGCTGACCCAATTTACCCTGCGGGGCAGGAGTGCGGGCACGGCGCATTTGCAACAGAATCGCCTGCGCTTTAATCCCGTATTACTCAAGGAAAATAGCGAAGCCTTCTTAGCCGAAGTGGTGCCCCACGAAATCAGTCATTTACTCTGCTTTCAACTCTTTGGCAAAACCAAGCCCCATGGCCGCGAGTGGCAATCCATCATGCTCAAACTGTTTAAAGTGAGCCCCAATACCACCCACAGTTTCGATACTCAGTCGGTTAAAGGGAAAGACTTTGAGTACCGCTGCGCCTGCGGCCCAGTTAGGCTGAGCATCCGTCGCCACAATAAAGTGCTGCGTGGTGAAACCCGTTATCTGTGTAAACGCTGTCATACCCACCTCACCTTTACCCAAGCCGCCGAATAA
- the endA gene encoding endonuclease EndA has product MLNNSKIALRSRQALLCLFSWLAVSASVNASPSHPNSFSQAKVLSQSLYQGSRQGTLPAVSFYCGCDIQIKGKSWKPDLNSCGYQVRKQETRANRIEWEHIVPAWEFGHQLQCWQKGGRKNCADNSKEFNKMEADMHNLVPAIGEVNGDRSNFRFSQWNGKADQYGQCTMVIDFKNRQAQPPANARGKIARTYLYMQQTYGLKIASQQLKLFKAWDKSYPVDTIECKRDNAIAQIQGNHNPFVQNACNAPPLRQQLAE; this is encoded by the coding sequence ATATTGAACAACTCCAAGATAGCCTTAAGGTCTCGGCAAGCCTTGCTGTGCCTATTCAGTTGGCTGGCGGTTTCGGCCTCAGTCAATGCCTCTCCTTCACACCCCAATAGTTTCAGCCAAGCCAAGGTCTTGTCCCAATCCTTATATCAAGGCAGCCGTCAGGGCACCCTGCCCGCGGTCAGTTTTTATTGTGGCTGTGATATCCAAATAAAGGGCAAATCCTGGAAGCCCGATCTCAACAGCTGCGGCTATCAAGTGCGTAAACAAGAAACCCGCGCCAACCGCATCGAGTGGGAACATATCGTCCCGGCGTGGGAATTTGGTCATCAATTACAATGCTGGCAAAAGGGCGGCCGTAAAAACTGCGCTGATAACAGCAAAGAATTCAATAAAATGGAAGCGGACATGCACAATCTGGTGCCCGCGATTGGTGAAGTGAACGGCGATCGCAGCAACTTCCGTTTTAGCCAATGGAACGGTAAGGCCGACCAATATGGTCAATGCACTATGGTCATCGACTTTAAGAATCGCCAAGCCCAGCCGCCCGCTAATGCCCGAGGCAAAATAGCCCGCACTTACCTGTATATGCAGCAAACCTACGGCCTTAAAATCGCCTCGCAGCAATTAAAATTGTTCAAAGCATGGGATAAAAGCTATCCAGTTGATACTATTGAATGCAAACGCGATAACGCCATAGCGCAGATCCAAGGTAATCATAATCCCTTTGTGCAGAATGCCTGCAATGCGCCGCCACTGCGCCAACAATTAGCCGAATAA
- the rsmE gene encoding 16S rRNA (uracil(1498)-N(3))-methyltransferase — translation MRVPRIYQPQPLAVNQQLNLDEDGAAHIGKVLRMGSGEHISLFNGDGNDYLAEIVDAGKKSVTVKVLSCEANPSESPLNLHLGQVISRGDRMEFTIQKSVELGVNTITPLFSDRCGVKLNGERLEKKIQQWQKIVISACEQSGRSQVPIVRPAMELQEWCSEPTSALKLNLHPRAAHGINGLDLSHTRVRLLIGPEGGLSAEEIAMTETYQFTDVLLGPRVLRTETASLTAITALQLRFGDLG, via the coding sequence ATGAGAGTTCCAAGAATTTATCAACCTCAACCATTAGCCGTAAATCAACAGCTGAATTTAGATGAGGATGGCGCAGCCCATATTGGCAAAGTATTGCGTATGGGCAGTGGCGAACACATTAGCCTGTTTAATGGCGATGGTAATGATTATCTTGCCGAAATTGTCGATGCGGGTAAAAAGTCGGTCACGGTAAAAGTACTGTCCTGTGAGGCTAATCCCTCGGAGTCGCCCCTCAACTTGCATTTAGGCCAAGTAATTTCCCGCGGCGATCGGATGGAGTTCACCATTCAAAAATCCGTTGAGCTAGGGGTGAATACCATTACACCGCTATTTTCTGACCGCTGCGGGGTCAAGCTCAATGGTGAGCGTCTCGAAAAGAAAATTCAGCAATGGCAAAAGATTGTGATCAGCGCCTGTGAGCAATCTGGCCGTAGCCAAGTGCCTATCGTTCGCCCCGCCATGGAATTACAGGAATGGTGTAGCGAACCGACCAGCGCGCTCAAACTCAACTTGCACCCAAGGGCGGCACACGGTATCAATGGCTTAGATTTATCCCATACCCGTGTACGCCTGCTGATCGGCCCCGAAGGGGGATTATCGGCGGAAGAAATCGCCATGACGGAAACCTACCAGTTTACCGATGTGTTACTCGGCCCCCGAGTGCTACGCACCGAAACCGCCTCACTCACGGCGATTACCGCGCTGCAACTTAGATTTGGTGACTTAGGGTAA
- the gshB gene encoding glutathione synthase, whose protein sequence is MIKLGIVMDPISEINIKKDSSFAMLMAAQERGYQLFYMEMADLAMVNGVAMGNMRPLKVINDANKWFELGDAQDTPLSELNVVLMRKDPPFDTEFIYATYMLERAEEQGVLIVNKPQSLRDANEKLFTAWFSEFTPETIVTRDANRIRAFHQAKGDIILKPLDGMGGTSIFRVKQDDPNLGVIIETLTQYGNQYAMAQAFIPEITKGDKRILVVDGEPVPYALARIPKKGETRGNLAAGGSGVAQPLSDSDWKIARAIGPELKKRGLIFVGLDVIGDKLTEINVTSPTCIREIQAAFDVDITGMLFDAIEARLAQ, encoded by the coding sequence ATGATAAAACTCGGCATAGTGATGGACCCCATCAGTGAGATCAACATTAAGAAAGACTCCAGTTTTGCCATGCTAATGGCGGCGCAGGAAAGGGGTTACCAACTGTTTTATATGGAAATGGCCGACCTCGCCATGGTCAACGGCGTTGCCATGGGCAATATGCGTCCATTAAAGGTCATCAATGATGCCAATAAATGGTTCGAATTGGGCGACGCCCAAGATACGCCGCTGAGCGAGCTTAACGTAGTGTTAATGCGTAAAGACCCGCCGTTCGATACCGAATTTATCTACGCCACTTACATGCTAGAACGCGCCGAAGAGCAAGGCGTACTGATTGTGAATAAGCCGCAAAGCCTGCGCGATGCCAACGAGAAACTATTCACCGCATGGTTTAGCGAATTTACGCCAGAAACCATAGTGACCCGCGATGCCAACCGCATCCGCGCGTTCCACCAAGCCAAGGGCGACATTATCCTCAAGCCATTAGACGGCATGGGTGGCACCTCGATTTTCCGCGTGAAGCAGGACGACCCTAACCTTGGGGTGATCATCGAAACCTTGACCCAATATGGCAACCAATACGCCATGGCGCAGGCCTTTATTCCTGAAATTACCAAGGGCGACAAGCGCATTCTGGTGGTGGACGGTGAGCCAGTGCCCTACGCCTTAGCGCGTATTCCGAAAAAAGGCGAAACCCGCGGTAACTTGGCCGCAGGCGGCAGCGGTGTTGCCCAGCCTTTATCGGACTCAGATTGGAAAATCGCCCGCGCCATTGGCCCAGAGCTGAAAAAACGCGGCCTGATTTTTGTGGGTCTGGATGTGATTGGTGACAAGCTGACCGAGATTAACGTCACTAGCCCAACCTGTATCCGTGAAATCCAAGCGGCATTCGATGTGGACATTACTGGCATGCTGTTCGATGCCATCGAAGCCCGTCTTGCCCAGTAA
- a CDS encoding alkaline phosphatase, protein MSFTKAPLLLLGMSLWLSTSALAVEAGANETGPVKAPSRPKNIVIMIGDGMGPSYTSAYRYYKDNPDTEEVEQTVFDRLLVGMASTYPANVSGYVTDSAAAATALATGVKSYNGAISVDTQKQPLPTILEKAKTLGLSTGVAVTSQINHATPAAFLSHNESRKNYDALALSYLETNADVFLGGGQKYFPPELLAQFTAKGYQHITRFDDLASITQPKVLGLFAEVQLPWAIDEKDAKKLSTLTQKALSLLSQNEQGFVLLVEGSLIDWAGHNNDIAAAMGEMDEFANTIEVVEQFVRQNPDTLMVITADHNTGGLSIGADGNYNWNPEILRNISASSDTLAQAALGGDTWQADLSRGLGFELTEEEVAKLNVARMQGLETMAVAIRHVIDKRTDTGWTTGGHTGTDVQVFAAGPASELFNGHQDNTDIANKIFSLLPKPKKPKAPAQASTPAPAPTPAQPQG, encoded by the coding sequence ATGAGTTTCACCAAAGCGCCACTGTTATTGCTTGGTATGAGTTTATGGCTCTCCACCTCCGCACTGGCAGTCGAAGCAGGAGCGAATGAGACTGGCCCAGTAAAAGCCCCCTCACGCCCGAAAAATATTGTGATCATGATTGGCGACGGCATGGGGCCTTCCTACACCAGTGCCTATCGTTATTACAAGGACAATCCAGATACCGAAGAAGTCGAACAAACCGTGTTCGACCGTTTATTGGTTGGTATGGCGAGCACTTATCCCGCTAACGTCAGCGGTTATGTGACCGACTCGGCCGCCGCCGCGACCGCGCTCGCGACTGGAGTCAAATCCTATAACGGCGCCATCTCGGTCGATACGCAAAAACAACCATTGCCCACCATACTCGAAAAGGCCAAAACCTTAGGCTTGAGCACGGGCGTAGCGGTTACGTCGCAAATCAACCATGCCACACCAGCGGCCTTTTTATCCCACAACGAGAGCCGTAAAAACTACGATGCACTGGCATTAAGTTATCTTGAAACCAACGCCGATGTGTTTTTAGGTGGCGGGCAAAAATACTTTCCCCCTGAGCTGTTAGCCCAGTTCACCGCCAAGGGCTATCAACACATTACCCGCTTTGACGATCTGGCCAGCATTACCCAGCCTAAGGTCTTAGGTTTGTTTGCCGAAGTGCAACTGCCTTGGGCCATAGATGAAAAAGATGCTAAAAAACTCAGCACCTTGACTCAAAAAGCCCTCAGTTTACTGTCGCAAAATGAGCAAGGCTTTGTGCTGCTGGTCGAGGGTAGCCTTATCGACTGGGCGGGACACAACAATGATATCGCCGCCGCCATGGGCGAAATGGATGAATTTGCTAATACGATTGAAGTCGTCGAGCAATTCGTACGCCAAAATCCCGATACCTTAATGGTGATCACCGCCGACCATAACACCGGCGGGTTATCGATTGGCGCCGATGGCAACTACAACTGGAATCCAGAGATCCTACGTAATATCTCGGCAAGCTCAGATACCTTAGCCCAAGCCGCCCTTGGCGGTGATACTTGGCAAGCCGACCTATCCCGCGGGTTAGGCTTTGAATTGACCGAAGAAGAAGTGGCTAAGTTAAATGTTGCCAGAATGCAGGGTTTAGAGACCATGGCCGTTGCGATTCGCCATGTGATTGATAAACGCACCGATACGGGTTGGACGACCGGCGGCCATACGGGGACCGACGTGCAAGTCTTTGCCGCAGGCCCAGCCTCTGAGTTATTTAACGGTCATCAAGACAACACAGATATCGCCAATAAGATTTTTAGCCTGTTACCTAAGCCTAAAAAGCCAAAAGCCCCTGCACAGGCATCGACTCCAGCTCCAGCACCTACACCTGCGCAGCCTCAAGGCTAA